A window of Fusobacterium simiae contains these coding sequences:
- a CDS encoding PhzF family phenazine biosynthesis protein, with translation MKIFVCDAFSSEIFKGNQAGVVILDEKEDYPNEVFMKNIAAELKHSETAFVKKIDNKKFKIRYFTPIEEVELCGHATISIFSTLRELKLISADKYIAETLAGNLEIVVDKNFIWMDMSTPKIEYIFSLDEIEEIYSAFNLDMSQAPKNLVPKIVNTGLSDIIVPIENKEILDSFTMDKEKVIELSKKYKVVGAHLFTLDKSKKITAFCRNIAPLVGIDEECATGTSNGALTHYLNDYNIISTQDINTFVQGESMERASTILSKYKEDGKTIQIGGNAVISFECKFYK, from the coding sequence ATGAAAATATTTGTTTGTGATGCTTTTAGTTCTGAAATTTTTAAAGGAAATCAAGCTGGTGTTGTCATATTAGATGAAAAAGAAGATTATCCTAATGAAGTTTTTATGAAAAATATTGCAGCTGAATTAAAACATTCTGAAACTGCCTTTGTAAAGAAAATAGATAATAAAAAATTTAAAATAAGATACTTTACTCCAATAGAAGAAGTTGAGTTATGTGGTCATGCAACAATTTCTATTTTTTCCACTTTAAGAGAATTAAAGTTAATATCTGCTGATAAGTATATTGCTGAAACATTAGCTGGAAATTTAGAAATAGTAGTTGATAAAAATTTTATATGGATGGATATGTCTACTCCAAAAATAGAATATATATTTAGCTTAGATGAAATTGAAGAAATTTATTCTGCTTTTAATTTAGATATGTCACAGGCTCCTAAAAATCTAGTTCCCAAAATTGTAAATACAGGCTTAAGTGATATCATTGTTCCTATTGAAAACAAAGAAATTTTAGATAGTTTTACCATGGATAAAGAAAAAGTGATAGAGCTTTCTAAAAAATATAAGGTGGTAGGAGCTCATTTATTTACGCTTGATAAAAGTAAAAAGATTACTGCTTTTTGCAGAAATATTGCCCCCTTAGTTGGTATAGATGAAGAATGTGCAACAGGAACTTCAAATGGTGCCCTAACTCATTATTTAAATGATTATAATATTATTTCAACACAGGACATAAATACTTTTGTTCAAGGTGAGTCTATGGAAAGAGCCTCAACTATACTTAGCAAATATAAAGAAGATGGTAAAACTATACAAATTGGAGGTAATGCTGTAATATCTTTTGAATGTAAATTTTATAAATAA